The following is a genomic window from Psychrobacter immobilis.
GGGAAAACAACTGCATTACTAGCTAAGTTAGTAATACTAGAAACTAAGTTACCGCTTGAAGGTGGTGTTGGTATATTGGTGTTGTCCCATACAAATGCTGCTATTGATGAAATTAAACATCGAATTCAAAGCTATTGTCCAAAATTATTCGCTTACCCTAATTTCATAGGTACGATCCAAAGTTTTGTGGATACGTTTTTAGCAATTCCTTATTATAGTAATATATTTAAAAGAAAAATAAGTAGATTAGACAATGAGATATATGAAGAGTTTGCTTTAAGAAGATATTCCAAACTAAAAAATATAAATTATAGTACTTTTAATTGGTTAAAGAGAAAGAATGATCCGGAGAAATATTTTTTAAATCTTAGGTTTGATAAAGATTTAAATTTAGTTGAAGGTTTGCATGGAAATGTATGTCTACAAAATAAGAATGAAAAAGTTCCCAATCTTATCTGTGCCTTAGAGATATTAAAATAGATATTCTTAGGTCAGGCTGTTTGCATTTTGATGATGCCTACATAATTGCAGAAGACGCAATTATGTCGACTGGAATATTAGAAATACTCCAAAAGCGCTTTCCTTTCGTCTTTGTTGATGAAATGCAGGATATGGGACAACACCAATACGAGCTAATAGAGAAATTATTTCATCGAAATAATTGTGACTGTATCTTACAGAGAGTTGGAGACATAAATCAAGCTATATACAATTTGGGAAAATCAGATGCTAACTCTATATGGCAACAAAGAGAACCAACGTTACCTTTAGCAAACAGCCATAGACTTAGTCCAAATATTTCAAATATAGTTAATCGTTTAGCTGTAAACGCTGTTGATTATGCGGTTCAGGGTAATAATCACAGTGCACTCCTAAGGCCTCATATTCTATGTTTTAATAATGAGACTATAAAGAAGGTTATTCCTTTTTTCTCACGTTTGGTGCATCAATATTATAACGAGGAAAAGTTGCCCAACTTTGGTAGAAAGCCTATTAAGGCAATTGCATGGAGTGTCAATTGGAAAGAAGATGAAGCAAGTCGGAATGATATTTCTAGGTTAAGATTAGAAGATTATTTTACTTCATTTGATGTTAATACGAATAGTCCAAAAATTGACTATAAGTGCCTAAAAGAGTATCTGACCCATCATCTAAAAGATACGAATACTCTAGCACCTATCAGAAAAAATATATTGAACGCTTTTATCAAAATATAGTCAGTTCACAATAAAATAAATACAGCCCATATCCTGAAATAGCTTAGGCAGATTATTCTCCATCCACCCTTGGCGTAGAAACTTAGCTTGAGCCCATTTCTTTTCAATGGGGTTTAGATCAGGACTGTAGGGTGGCAGCCATAGAATACGATGACCGTGCCTGTTCAGTAGTTTTTGAATACGCTTGCTCTTATGAAAGCGGGCATTATCCATAACGATCACGCATTTAGTCTTGAGACTTGGAATTAGCGTGAACTTGCACCAGTCATAAAATATATGGCTGTTGATATTTTGTTCAAAGTAATCAAGCGCAAACAGCATCTTTTTATACAAAGCACCGATGACATTAGTGCGCTTTTTTGCTTGCCAGTTGAAGCTGTCGATACAGGGTTTGCCTATCGGTGAGTATCCGTAAGGTCTTATAGTTTCAGCCTCAAAGCCGCTTTCATCCATATACACAATGGGATAGCCTTGCTGTGTAAAGCTATCAAGCTTACTCTGATACGACGCTCTTTTTATCAGGCAGGCTTTTGGATGCTCTAAGGTCTTTTTTTTGACTGATACCTAGGCGTTTTAAAGCATTGTGCATGCCGGTCTTACTACAGTTGAATCGCCTAGCTCGCTCATATAAATAGTCATCTGGATGTTGTTCAACGTCTTTTAAGAGTGCTTCATTCGGTATTTTAGTCGGTGGTTTATTCCGGGTTTGTTTGATACTTGAATCTTTGAGCCAGCGCTGTAATGCGGTTTTGCTAATATTATAAAAAGTACAAGCCTGACGGATACTCATGTCTTTGTTTTTGACACTTTTAATCACTTGTGCTCGAAAATCTGCTGAATAGGTCATTTGTTATTCTGCCATTTCGCTTGTTTTAAAACGATTGTATCTTATTTAAAAAGAACTGACTATACTAAGAATAGAAAATATAAAAGATAATAGTCCAAATAACTCAATGTTTTATACAAAACGTAAATTACTTAACAAGATAAAAGATGAAAACGAAGAGCTTTATGCTAAATTTAAGCTTAAGCTTTACCAGTGGTCTGTTGGCGTGGTCAAAGGTGATATTGATGATGTATTGGTAAACATACAGTCTTTTGTCCCAGAGCTATTAGAGTTTTTTGAATGTTCGGTTAATAAGTGTCAGCGATTCATTACAGATGAAGATATTAGAGAGGTTGAAGGTATTGAAATTATAGCGCAATCGAATAGTTATTATGAAGATGGATTTGAAATCGATATTACAAGTGTGCATTCTGCAAAGGGACAAACCCATTGTGCCACTTTATATCTAGAGTCTTACTATCACGGCTATGAAGCTAAAAAGCTTAAAAATTTTTTCCTTGGGGGAGAAATAGATTTAAGTAAGAGTAGGCAGGTTGA
Proteins encoded in this region:
- a CDS encoding IS630 family transposase; protein product: MIKRASYQSKLDSFTQQGYPIVYMDESGFEAETIRPYGYSPIGKPCIDSFNWQAKKRTNVIGALYKKMLFALDYFEQNINSHIFYDWCKFTLIPSLKTKCVIVMDNARFHKSKRIQKLLNRHGHRILWLPPYSPDLNPIEKKWAQAKFLRQGWMENNLPKLFQDMGCIYFIVN
- a CDS encoding UvrD-helicase domain-containing protein, producing MHFDDAYIIAEDAIMSTGILEILQKRFPFVFVDEMQDMGQHQYELIEKLFHRNNCDCILQRVGDINQAIYNLGKSDANSIWQQREPTLPLANSHRLSPNISNIVNRLAVNAVDYAVQGNNHSALLRPHILCFNNETIKKVIPFFSRLVHQYYNEEKLPNFGRKPIKAIAWSVNWKEDEASRNDISRLRLEDYFTSFDVNTNSPKIDYKCLKEYLTHHLKDTNTLAPIRKNILNAFIKI
- a CDS encoding UvrD-helicase domain-containing protein, giving the protein MLITDEDINYAEKLLLVDGQSFDEERRDFIKNMQTIDLQAVPGSGKTTALLAKLVILETKLPLEGGVGILVLSHTNAAIDEIKHRIQSYCPKLFAYPNFIGTIQSFVDTFLAIPYYSNIFKRKISRLDNEIYEEFALRRYSKLKNINYSTFNWLKRKNDPEKYFLNLRFDKDLNLVEGLHGNVCLQNKNEKVPNLICALEILK
- a CDS encoding IS630 transposase-related protein, coding for MTYSADFRAQVIKSVKNKDMSIRQACTFYNISKTALQRWLKDSSIKQTRNKPPTKIPNEALLKDVEQHPDDYLYERARRFNCSKTGMHNALKRLGISQKKDLRASKSLPDKKSVVSE